A segment of the Homoserinimonas aerilata genome:
ATCGGCGATGGCCGCAACGCGACCCGCGTAACGGCTGCCACCCCGGTCGAATACGACGTCAACCACACCGGCCTGCTTCGCACGCTCAGCGACAAGCTCGCCGACCTTGCGGGCCTTGGCGGTCTTGTCACCGTCGAGGCTGCGGAGGTCCGCCTCCATCGTCGATGCGGATGCGACCGTGCGGCCCTTGCTGTCATCGACGACCTGCACGAAGACGTGACGGGCCGAACGGGTGACGACGAGGCGCGGACGCGCCTCCGTGCCCACGATCTTCTTGCGAAGACGGGTGTGCCGGCGAGCCTTGGCGGCCGACTTGCTCTTACCTCTGGTTCCGAGAGCCATGATTACTTACCACTCTTTCCGGCCTTGCGGCGGACTACCTCGCCGGCGTACCGCACACCCTTGCCCTTGTAAGGCTCAGGCTTGCGCAGCTTGCGAATGTTTGCGGCGGTCTCGCCGACCTGCTGCTTGTCGATGCCCTGCACCGTGACCTTGGTGTTCCCCTCGATGGCGAACGAGATGCCAGCAGGCGGATCGACCGTGATCGAGTGCGAGAAGCCGAGAGCGAACTCGAGCGAGTTGCCCTTCTGCGCCACGCGGTAACCGGTACCGACGATCTCGAGGCCCTTGGAATAGCCCTCGGTGACACCGACGATGTTGTTGGCGATCAGGGTGCGGGTCAGCCCGTGCAGCGAGCGCGAGTCGCGCTCGTCGTCGGGGCGGCTGACCAGGATCTGGCCCTCCTCGACCTTGACCTCGATCGGGCTCGCCACGATGAGCGAAAGCTCACCCTTGGGGCCCTTGACGGTGACGGCAGAGCCATCGACCTTGATGTCGACACCCGCGGGGATGTCGATGGGAAGACGTCCGATTCGTGACATGACTGATTACCACACGTAGGCGAGGACTTCCCCACCCACGCCCTTCTTGGTCGCCTGGCGGTCCGTGAGGAGGCCAGAGGAGGTCGACAGGATGGCAACGCCAAGGCCACCGAGAACACGCGGGATCTCGGTCGACTTCGCGTAGACCCGGAGGCCCGGCTTCGACACGCGCTTGATGCCCGCAATGGTGCGCTCGCGATTGGGGCCGTACTTCAGGTCGATGGTCAGCGTCTGTCCGACGCGAGCGTCCTCGACCTTCCAGTCGCCGATGTAGCCCTCAGTCTTGAGGATCTCGGCGATGTGGGCCTTGAGCTTGCTGTTCGGCATCGACACTGTCTCGTGGTACGCCGAGTTGGCGTTACGCAGTCTGGTCAGCAGGTCTGCGACCGGATCTGTCATTGTCATTGTGTTTGTTTCCTAATCTCGAATGGTTTCGACATCCGTTACACGGATGGCGACCTTGTCGATCGGTGTTACCTGGTTGCCGCGTCAGACGCCTTGAACGGGAACCCGAGAGCCTTGAGCAGTGCCCGGCCCTCATCGTCGTTCTTCGCCGTCGTGACGATGGTGATGTCGAAGCCGCGAACGCGGTCGATCTTGTCCTGGTCGATCTCGTGGAACATTGACTGCTCGTTGAGGCCGAAGGTGTAGTTGCCGTTGCCGTCGAACTGCCTGTCGCTGAGTCCACGGAAGTCGCGGATACGCGGAAGCGCGAGCGTGACGAGGCGGTCGATGAACTCCCAGGCACGGTCGCCACGAAGCGTGACGTGCGCGCCGATGGGCTGGCCCTCGCGAAGCTTGAACTGCGCGATCGACTTGCGGGCGGCGGTGACCTGCGGCTTCTGGCCGGTGATCGCGGTGAGGTCGCGAACGGCCCCGTCGATCACCTTGCTGTCGCGCGCGGCCTCGCCGACACCCGTGTTGACGACGACCTTGACGATCGTCGGCACCTGGTGCACGTTCGAGAACTCGAAGTCGCTCTTCAGCTGAGCGGCGATCTCGTTACGGTACTTGAGCTTGAGGCGGGGCTGGATTTTGCCAGCCACTGCAGTCTCGGTCATTACAGGTCCTTACCTGACTTCTTGGCGTAACGGACGCGCACGGTCTTGCCGGCAGCATTCGTCTCGACGCGGTGGCCGACGCGGGTCGGCTTCTTGGATTCGGGGTCGACGAGCGCGACGTTCGAGATGTGAAGCGGAGCTTCGTGGGTCTCGATGCCACCCGTCTTGGTTCCGCGCTGGGTCTGGCCGACGCGGACATGCTTCGTGACGAAGTTCACACCCTCGACGACGACGCGATTCTTCTCCACGATGATCTCGAGCACGCGACCCTGCTTGCCGCGGTCTCCACCGCGGGCCTGGGTGCGGCCACTGATCACCTGGACGAGGTCGCCCTTTTTGATCTTCGCCATGACTAAATAACCTCCGGTGCCAGCGAGACGATCTTCATGAACTTCTTGTCACGAAGCTCGCGACCGACCGGCCCGAAGATACGGGTACCGCGGGGGTCCCCATCCGCCTTCAGGATGACGGCAGCGTTCTCGTCAAACTTGATGTACGAGCCGTCGGGACGACGCGTCTCCTTCTTCGTGCGGACGATGACCGCCTTCACGATGTCGCCCTTCTTCACGTTGCCGCCCGGGATCGCATCCTTGACCGTGGCGACAATGACGTCACCCAGACCCGCATAACGACGGCCGGAGCCGCCGAGCACGCGAATCGTGAGCAGCGTCTTGGCGCCGGTGTTGTCGGCAACCTTGACTCTGGATTCCTGCTGAAGCATCTCTTATACCTTTCAGAGCAAGCCGAGGCTTACTTGGCCTTCTCGAGAATCTCGACCAGGCGCCAGCGCTTCGTGGCGCTGAGCGGACGGGTCTCGCTGATGACGACCAGGTCGCCGATACCGGCGGAGTTGGTCTCGTCGTGAACCTTGCGCTTCTCGGTGCGGCGGATGACCTTGCCGTACAGCGGGTGCTTCACGCGGTCCTCAACCTCGACGACGATGGTCTTGTCCATCTTGTCGCTGGTGACGTAGCCGCGCTGCGTCTTGCGGTAGCCGCGGACGAGCTTGGCGTCGTCGGCGACAGGTGCTGCGGTCTTCGCAGCCTCAGTCTTAGCCATTACTTGGCCTCCTCAGTCTCGGCGGCCTCGGGAGCCGCAGCTGCGGCATCCTTCTTGGCCTTCGTCTTCTTCTCGGCCTTGGCCGGAGCCTCAACCGGGGCGGGCGTCGCACGGATGCCCAGCTCACGCTCACGGATGACCGTGTAGATGCGGGAGATGTCGCGCTTGACAGCGCGCAGGCGGCCATGGCTCTCGAGCTGACCGGTGGCCGACTGGAAGCGCAGGTTGAACAGCTCCTCCTTGGCCTTCTTCAGCTCGTCGAGGAGACGACCATCTTCAAAAGTGTCGAGCTCGGTGGGGCTGAGCTCCTTGGATCCGATCGCCATTATGCGTCGCCCTCCTCGCGCTTGATGATGCGCGCCTTAAGTGGAAGCTTGTGGATAGCACGGGTGAGTGCCTCGCGGGCAACGGTCTCGTCGACGCCGGCGAGCTCGAAGAGCACGCGACCCGGCTTGACGTTGGCGACCCACCACTCGGGCGAACCCTTACCGGAACCCATGCGGGTCTCGGCCGGCTTCTTGGTCAGCGGGCGGTCGGGGTAGATGTTGATCCACACCTTTCCACCACGCTTGATGTGACGCGTCATGGCGATACGAGCGGCCTCGATCTGGCGGTTCGTGACGTACGCGGGCGTGATCGCCTGGATGCCGTACTCGCCGAACGACACAGTCGTACCACCGGTAGCGTGTCCGCTGCGACCGGGGTGGTGCTGCTTGCGGAACTTGACCTTACGTGGAATCAACATTGTTATGCCTCAACTCCTGCTGCTGCTACGGGAGCGGCCTCTGCCTTGGGGGCAGCACCAGCCGCACCGGCGCCCGCACCACGGCGGGGGCGGTCGTCACGGCGGTCATCACGACGCTCGGGGCGCGACGACTTCTGGTTGGCCTGCTCGCGGGCGAGCTCCTTGTTGGTGATGTCACCCTTGTAGATCCAGACCTTCACGCCGATGCGGCCGAAGGTGGTGCGGGCCTCGTAGAAGCCGTAATCGATGTTCGCGCGCAGAGTGTGCAGCGGAACGCGACCCTCACGGTAGAACTCCGAGCGGCTCATCTCGGCGCCACCGAGGCGGCCCGAGACCTGGATGCGAACACCCTTGACCAGCGAGGAACGCTGGGCGCCCTGCAGGCCCTTGCGCATCGCGCGGCGGAAGGCCACACGAGCGGCAAGCTGCTCAGCGATGCCCTGGGCGACCAGCTGCGCTTCAGCCTCGGGGTTCTTCACCTCGAGGATGTTCAGCTGGATCTGCTTCTTCGTGAGCTTCTCGAGGTCGGTGCGGATGCGCTCCGCCTCGGCGCCACGACGACCGATCACGATGCCCGGACGGGCGGTGTGAATGTCGACGCGAACGCGGTCACGGGTGCGCTCGATCTCGATGCGGGCCACGCCTGCACGGTCCAGCGACGTCTTGAGCAGGTTGCGGATCTTGATGTCCTCAGCCACGAAGTCGGCGTAGCGCTGACCGGGCTTGGTGCTGTCGGCGAACCACCGCGACACATGGTCGGTGGTGATTCCCAGACGGAAACCGTAGGGATTTACTTTCTGGCCCATTACTTCTTTCCTGCCTTCGCAGTCGTCTTATTCGCCTCGGCCTCATCCGGCGTGGCCAGGACCACGGTGATGTGGCTGGTGCGCTTCAGGATCTGGAACGCACGACCCTGCGCACGCGGCTGGAACCGCTTGAGCGTCGTGCCCTCGTCGACGTAGGCCTGGCTCACGTACAGGTCCTGCTCATCCAGGAAGCTGTTGCTGGCATCCGCCTTGACCCGTGCGTTCGCGATCGCCGAAGCGACCAGCTTGTACACGGGCTCACTCGCACCCTGCGGCGCGAACTTGAGGATGGCCAGGGCTTCCTGAGCCTGCTTGCCGCGGATCATGTTGACGACACGACGAGCCTTCATAGGGGTCACGCGGATGTGACGCACGCGTGCGATCGACTCCACCATTTCTCTACCTCCTTCGCCACCGCGTTAGCGGCGACGACCCTTCTTGTCGTCCTTCACGTGTCCACGGAAGGTGCGCGTGGGAGCGAACTCACCGAGCTTGTGCCCCACCATGGTCTCGGTGATGAACACCGGGATGTGCTTGCGACCGTCATGCACCGCGATGGTGTGCCCCAGGAACGCGGGAACAATCATCGAGCGGCGCGACCAGGTCTTGATCACGTTCTTTGTGCTGGCCTCGTTCTGCGCTGCGACCTTGCGAAACAGGTGGTCGTCAACGAAGGGGCCCTTCTTAAGA
Coding sequences within it:
- the rplR gene encoding 50S ribosomal protein L18, which produces MALGTRGKSKSAAKARRHTRLRKKIVGTEARPRLVVTRSARHVFVQVVDDSKGRTVASASTMEADLRSLDGDKTAKARKVGELVAERAKQAGVVDVVFDRGGSRYAGRVAAIADGAREGGLNL
- the rplF gene encoding 50S ribosomal protein L6, whose protein sequence is MSRIGRLPIDIPAGVDIKVDGSAVTVKGPKGELSLIVASPIEVKVEEGQILVSRPDDERDSRSLHGLTRTLIANNIVGVTEGYSKGLEIVGTGYRVAQKGNSLEFALGFSHSITVDPPAGISFAIEGNTKVTVQGIDKQQVGETAANIRKLRKPEPYKGKGVRYAGEVVRRKAGKSGK
- the rpsH gene encoding 30S ribosomal protein S8, translated to MTMTDPVADLLTRLRNANSAYHETVSMPNSKLKAHIAEILKTEGYIGDWKVEDARVGQTLTIDLKYGPNRERTIAGIKRVSKPGLRVYAKSTEIPRVLGGLGVAILSTSSGLLTDRQATKKGVGGEVLAYVW
- the rplE gene encoding 50S ribosomal protein L5, coding for MTETAVAGKIQPRLKLKYRNEIAAQLKSDFEFSNVHQVPTIVKVVVNTGVGEAARDSKVIDGAVRDLTAITGQKPQVTAARKSIAQFKLREGQPIGAHVTLRGDRAWEFIDRLVTLALPRIRDFRGLSDRQFDGNGNYTFGLNEQSMFHEIDQDKIDRVRGFDITIVTTAKNDDEGRALLKALGFPFKASDAATR
- the rplX gene encoding 50S ribosomal protein L24; protein product: MAKIKKGDLVQVISGRTQARGGDRGKQGRVLEIIVEKNRVVVEGVNFVTKHVRVGQTQRGTKTGGIETHEAPLHISNVALVDPESKKPTRVGHRVETNAAGKTVRVRYAKKSGKDL
- the rplN gene encoding 50S ribosomal protein L14; translation: MLQQESRVKVADNTGAKTLLTIRVLGGSGRRYAGLGDVIVATVKDAIPGGNVKKGDIVKAVIVRTKKETRRPDGSYIKFDENAAVILKADGDPRGTRIFGPVGRELRDKKFMKIVSLAPEVI
- the rpsQ gene encoding 30S ribosomal protein S17 is translated as MAKTEAAKTAAPVADDAKLVRGYRKTQRGYVTSDKMDKTIVVEVEDRVKHPLYGKVIRRTEKRKVHDETNSAGIGDLVVISETRPLSATKRWRLVEILEKAK
- the rpmC gene encoding 50S ribosomal protein L29 gives rise to the protein MAIGSKELSPTELDTFEDGRLLDELKKAKEELFNLRFQSATGQLESHGRLRAVKRDISRIYTVIRERELGIRATPAPVEAPAKAEKKTKAKKDAAAAAPEAAETEEAK
- the rplP gene encoding 50S ribosomal protein L16; this translates as MLIPRKVKFRKQHHPGRSGHATGGTTVSFGEYGIQAITPAYVTNRQIEAARIAMTRHIKRGGKVWINIYPDRPLTKKPAETRMGSGKGSPEWWVANVKPGRVLFELAGVDETVAREALTRAIHKLPLKARIIKREEGDA
- the rpsC gene encoding 30S ribosomal protein S3, producing the protein MGQKVNPYGFRLGITTDHVSRWFADSTKPGQRYADFVAEDIKIRNLLKTSLDRAGVARIEIERTRDRVRVDIHTARPGIVIGRRGAEAERIRTDLEKLTKKQIQLNILEVKNPEAEAQLVAQGIAEQLAARVAFRRAMRKGLQGAQRSSLVKGVRIQVSGRLGGAEMSRSEFYREGRVPLHTLRANIDYGFYEARTTFGRIGVKVWIYKGDITNKELAREQANQKSSRPERRDDRRDDRPRRGAGAGAAGAAPKAEAAPVAAAGVEA
- the rplV gene encoding 50S ribosomal protein L22, which produces MVESIARVRHIRVTPMKARRVVNMIRGKQAQEALAILKFAPQGASEPVYKLVASAIANARVKADASNSFLDEQDLYVSQAYVDEGTTLKRFQPRAQGRAFQILKRTSHITVVLATPDEAEANKTTAKAGKK
- the rpsS gene encoding 30S ribosomal protein S19 encodes the protein MPRSLKKGPFVDDHLFRKVAAQNEASTKNVIKTWSRRSMIVPAFLGHTIAVHDGRKHIPVFITETMVGHKLGEFAPTRTFRGHVKDDKKGRRR